One window of the Streptomyces asoensis genome contains the following:
- a CDS encoding isopenicillin N synthase family dioxygenase has translation MSDPAAAHTPRTPHTSRTSRIPTVDLGPWLSGDADARAAIARTVDDALRTAGFLLVTGHGVDPALRDRIRAAARAFFVLPADVKQAYGAKVGGRGWLGPGAEANGYSEGTETPPDLKESLTFATHEPFDDPVVNAEWYAPNVWPAEVPELQALCEEYLTRMGELEKQLLSLLGEALGLEPDFFSRHMDHPTYGFNINWYPGTEVVGEPQPGQFRIGPHTDFGTVTILDRQAGKGGLQVWTDEGGWEDAPFDPAAFTINIGDLMARWTGDRWRSGRHRVLPPPADAPTEELMSLVYFGECTPGTLVESVPAPVGRVAYEAVDSHVYLREKLDSITVE, from the coding sequence GTGAGTGACCCCGCTGCCGCCCACACCCCCCGCACTCCCCACACCTCCCGCACCTCCCGCATCCCGACCGTCGACCTCGGGCCCTGGCTCTCCGGCGACGCCGACGCCCGCGCCGCGATCGCCCGTACCGTCGACGACGCCCTGCGGACCGCCGGGTTCCTGCTGGTCACCGGGCACGGGGTCGACCCCGCCCTGCGCGACCGCATCCGGGCGGCCGCCCGGGCGTTCTTCGTGCTGCCCGCCGACGTCAAGCAGGCCTACGGCGCGAAGGTCGGCGGGCGCGGCTGGCTGGGGCCGGGCGCGGAGGCCAACGGGTACTCGGAGGGGACCGAGACCCCGCCGGACCTGAAGGAGTCCCTGACCTTCGCCACGCACGAGCCCTTCGACGACCCGGTGGTCAACGCGGAGTGGTACGCGCCGAACGTGTGGCCCGCGGAGGTGCCGGAGCTCCAGGCGCTGTGCGAGGAGTACCTGACCCGGATGGGTGAACTGGAGAAGCAGCTGCTCTCTCTGCTCGGGGAGGCCCTCGGCCTCGAACCGGACTTCTTCTCCCGGCACATGGATCACCCGACCTACGGCTTCAACATCAACTGGTATCCGGGGACGGAGGTCGTCGGAGAACCGCAGCCGGGCCAGTTCCGGATCGGCCCGCACACCGACTTCGGCACCGTCACGATCCTCGACCGGCAGGCCGGCAAGGGCGGGCTCCAGGTCTGGACGGACGAGGGCGGCTGGGAGGACGCGCCCTTCGACCCGGCCGCCTTCACCATCAACATCGGTGACCTGATGGCCCGCTGGACCGGTGACCGATGGCGCTCGGGCAGGCACCGCGTGCTGCCGCCCCCGGCCGACGCGCCGACCGAGGAGCTGATGTCCCTCGTCTACTTCGGCGAGTGCACCCCGGGGACGCTCGTGGAGTCCGTACCGGCGCCCGTCGGCCGGGTGGCGTACGAGGCGGTCGACTCGCATGTGTATCTGCGGGAGAAACTGGACTCGATCACGGTGGAATGA
- a CDS encoding nucleoside deaminase, translating into MDRVDRVDRVDQVDQATARSWLATAVEEARAGLAEGGIPIGAALYGPDGTLLGRGHNRRVQDDDPSTHAETAAFRAAGRQRSYRGTTMVTTLSPCWYCSGLVRQFGISRVLVGEANTFHGGHDWLAEHGVEIVLLDDSECIALMRDFIAKNPALWNEDIGE; encoded by the coding sequence ATGGACCGGGTGGACCGGGTGGACCGGGTTGATCAGGTGGATCAGGCGACGGCACGGTCGTGGCTCGCCACCGCCGTCGAAGAGGCGCGGGCCGGTCTCGCCGAGGGCGGCATCCCGATCGGCGCCGCGCTCTACGGCCCGGACGGCACCCTGCTGGGCCGCGGCCACAACCGGCGCGTCCAGGACGACGACCCCTCGACGCACGCGGAGACGGCCGCCTTCCGCGCGGCGGGACGTCAGCGCTCGTACCGCGGCACGACGATGGTGACCACGCTGTCCCCGTGCTGGTACTGCTCCGGCCTGGTCCGCCAGTTCGGCATCTCCCGGGTGCTCGTCGGCGAGGCGAACACCTTCCACGGCGGCCACGACTGGCTGGCGGAGCACGGCGTCGAGATCGTGCTCCTCGACGACTCCGAGTGCATCGCCCTGATGCGCGACTTCATCGCGAAGAACCCGGCTCTCTGGAACGAGGACATCGGTGAGTGA
- a CDS encoding CDP-alcohol phosphatidyltransferase family protein, with translation MVAAPVLEELREVCQPQAKLASRNGEHWAGRLYMRRVSLRFTRQLVRTRVTPDQLTWTMVVCGVLSGAALLVPGLTGAVLAALLMQLFLLFDCVDGEVARWKGQNSATGIYVDRLGAYLADAALMIGFGFRAAESGLGGWAGFNGWVSLGLATALGVVLLKASTDLVDVARARRGLAVADDEATAPRSQGVASLRRLAAAFKIHRVTNGIEASLVLLAVAALDAATGGVEPTRWALAAIAAITWVMVPAHLLSILSSSRLR, from the coding sequence ATGGTTGCTGCTCCTGTTCTGGAGGAGCTGCGGGAGGTCTGCCAGCCGCAGGCCAAGCTCGCCAGCCGCAACGGCGAGCACTGGGCGGGACGCCTCTACATGCGCCGCGTCTCGCTGCGGTTCACCCGCCAGCTGGTGCGCACCCGGGTCACCCCGGACCAGCTGACCTGGACGATGGTGGTGTGCGGGGTGCTGTCCGGCGCCGCGCTGCTCGTCCCCGGTCTCACGGGGGCCGTGCTCGCCGCGCTCCTGATGCAGTTGTTCCTGCTCTTCGACTGCGTGGACGGCGAGGTCGCCCGCTGGAAGGGACAGAACAGCGCGACCGGCATCTACGTCGACCGGCTCGGCGCCTATCTGGCCGACGCGGCGCTCATGATCGGGTTCGGCTTCCGGGCCGCCGAGTCCGGCCTCGGCGGCTGGGCGGGCTTCAACGGCTGGGTGTCGCTGGGTCTGGCGACCGCGCTCGGTGTGGTGCTGCTGAAGGCATCGACCGACCTGGTGGACGTGGCCCGGGCCCGGCGTGGCCTCGCGGTCGCCGACGACGAGGCCACCGCGCCCCGCTCCCAGGGCGTCGCCTCGCTGCGCCGCCTCGCCGCCGCCTTCAAGATCCACCGGGTCACCAACGGCATCGAGGCCTCCCTGGTCCTGCTGGCCGTGGCCGCCCTGGACGCGGCGACCGGCGGTGTCGAGCCCACTCGCTGGGCGCTGGCGGCCATCGCCGCGATCACCTGGGTGATGGTCCCGGCCCACCTGCTGTCGATCCTGTCGTCGTCCCGGCTGCGGTGA
- a CDS encoding S8 family peptidase encodes MLSALTAAAVVPGSAQAAEPAPAERWIVQLKDTVTDPGKVAEEQTQGQASDGGSRLRHVFDATVDGAALKGYALEATADQIEAIRADPQVASVEPDQLVSLPEPVAGSSVQAPRQRTDKPDGGGVAYKGDPLLAGQWGLFRIGAVAGSDHGFRVPAAARVGVAVLDTGVDAGHPDLRVAGNANFSTSAGADDFHGHGTHVAGIVQALNNGIGGEGTAPGSRLWNVKVLGDSGSGLFSDLIAGLNWVAQNAKAKNIRVANLSLGTSVDSPLVHQAVRLATQAGVAVVASAGNAGTTALNYPAAYPEAISVAATTVFDQRAPFSNYGASWVDIAAPGTDILSTLPTRGTALGEDHGLLSGTSMAAPFVTGSAALCLTSGHCQGNARDILRTLGRDARSIAGTGSDYRYGLVQVGCYWQTAPKCSPRSAEHDAA; translated from the coding sequence GTGCTGTCGGCCCTCACGGCCGCCGCGGTCGTGCCCGGCTCCGCGCAGGCCGCCGAGCCCGCTCCGGCGGAGCGGTGGATCGTGCAGCTGAAGGACACGGTCACCGATCCGGGCAAGGTCGCCGAGGAACAGACGCAGGGACAGGCGTCGGACGGCGGGAGCCGGCTGCGCCATGTGTTCGACGCCACCGTGGACGGGGCGGCCCTCAAGGGTTACGCCCTGGAGGCGACCGCGGACCAGATCGAGGCCATTCGCGCCGACCCGCAGGTCGCCTCGGTCGAACCCGACCAGCTGGTGTCCCTGCCCGAGCCGGTCGCCGGTTCGTCGGTGCAGGCGCCACGGCAGCGGACGGACAAGCCGGACGGGGGCGGGGTCGCGTACAAGGGCGACCCGCTGCTCGCCGGGCAGTGGGGCCTGTTCCGGATCGGCGCCGTGGCGGGCTCCGACCACGGATTCCGGGTGCCCGCGGCCGCCCGGGTCGGGGTGGCGGTGCTGGACACCGGTGTGGACGCCGGCCACCCGGACCTGCGGGTCGCCGGGAACGCCAACTTCAGCACCTCTGCCGGCGCGGACGACTTCCACGGCCACGGGACGCATGTCGCGGGCATCGTCCAGGCGCTCAACAACGGCATCGGCGGGGAGGGCACCGCCCCCGGCAGCCGGCTGTGGAACGTCAAGGTCCTGGGCGACAGCGGCTCAGGGCTCTTCTCCGACCTCATCGCGGGCCTGAACTGGGTGGCCCAGAACGCGAAGGCGAAGAACATCCGGGTCGCCAACCTGAGTCTGGGAACCTCGGTGGACAGCCCGCTGGTGCACCAGGCCGTCCGGCTGGCCACGCAGGCGGGCGTCGCCGTGGTGGCCTCCGCGGGCAACGCCGGTACGACCGCGCTGAACTATCCGGCGGCCTACCCGGAGGCGATCAGCGTCGCCGCCACCACCGTGTTCGACCAGCGGGCCCCCTTCTCCAACTACGGGGCGTCGTGGGTGGACATCGCGGCCCCGGGCACCGACATCCTCTCCACTCTCCCCACCCGCGGCACGGCCCTGGGCGAGGACCACGGCCTCCTCTCCGGTACGAGCATGGCCGCGCCGTTCGTCACCGGCTCCGCCGCGCTGTGCCTGACCTCCGGCCACTGCCAGGGGAACGCCCGCGACATCCTGCGCACGCTCGGCCGGGACGCCCGGTCCATCGCCGGCACCGGCTCGGACTACCGGTACGGGCTCGTCCAGGTCGGCTGCTACTGGCAGACCGCTCCCAAGTGCTCGCCCAGGTCCGCCGAACACGACGCGGCCTAG
- a CDS encoding PLD nuclease N-terminal domain-containing protein, with protein MLRYLPFLLVLALWIYAFIDCLNTPEEEVRGLPKVVWVIIILLFGEVLVGPVAWLVAGKARRAPVGGGGTAAESPRARRAEWVAPDDNPEFLKSLKENQEEDKKDDEALLKDWEADLRRREEELKRRESGEDPQPPQT; from the coding sequence ATGCTCAGGTATCTGCCGTTCCTGCTGGTACTGGCGCTGTGGATCTACGCCTTCATCGACTGCCTCAACACCCCCGAGGAGGAGGTGCGGGGGCTGCCGAAGGTGGTCTGGGTCATCATCATCCTGCTCTTCGGCGAGGTGCTCGTCGGTCCGGTCGCCTGGCTGGTGGCAGGCAAGGCGCGGCGCGCGCCCGTGGGCGGCGGTGGCACTGCGGCCGAGTCGCCCCGCGCCCGACGCGCCGAGTGGGTCGCGCCGGACGACAACCCCGAGTTCCTCAAGTCCCTGAAAGAGAACCAGGAAGAGGACAAGAAGGACGACGAAGCTCTCCTCAAGGACTGGGAGGCCGACCTGCGCCGCCGCGAGGAGGAGCTGAAGCGCCGCGAGTCCGGTGAGGACCCCCAGCCTCCGCAGACCTGA